A stretch of Bos indicus x Bos taurus breed Angus x Brahman F1 hybrid chromosome 17, Bos_hybrid_MaternalHap_v2.0, whole genome shotgun sequence DNA encodes these proteins:
- the LOC113907749 gene encoding bcl-2-like protein 10 yields MVDPFRERTARLLMDYLEFCAREPGTPAPAPSTPEAAVLRHVAARIQEANRNVLPLYRRCRRHRVELVARMAQRLLDEDPGPSWGRVASLVTFAGSLLERPPQTTRRQKRDDDGVSRDCRLLVALLCAQFCERHRAWLMANGGWDGFCLFFSQSFQPSWERQLVWFFLAYWTAIIIIYFWIKLL; encoded by the coding sequence ATGGTGGACCCGTTTAGGGAGCGCACCGCCCGGCTGCTGATGGACTACCTGGAGTTCTGCGCCCGGGAGCCGGGCACTCCAGCTCCTGCGCCGTCCACGCCTGAGGCTGCCGTGCTGCGCCACGTGGCCGCACGTATCCAGGAAGCAAATCGAAATGTCTTGCCCCTATACCGCCGCTGCCGCAGGCACCGCGTCGAGCTGGTGGCCAGGATGGCGCAGAGGCTACTCGACGAAGACCCTGGCCCCAGCTGGGGCCGCGTGGCCTCACTCGTGACCTTCGCGGGGTCGCTGCTGGAGAGGCCGCCGCAGACTACCCGACGGCAGAAGAGAGACGACGACGGCGTTAGCAGGGACTGTCGGCTCCTGGTGGCCCTTCTGTGTGCTCAGTTCTGCGAAAGGCACCGCGCCTGGCTGATGGCTAACGGCGGCTGGGATGGATTTTGTCTCTTTTTCAGCCAGTCATTCCAGCCATCTTGGGAAAGACAGCTGGTCTGGTTTTTCCTCGCATACTGGACAGCAATAATCATAATCTACTTCTGGATAAAATTATTGTGA